The genome window TGTACCAGAGGCGCGTGCGGGCGGCGTTCACTGGACTACCCTCCTGTCGCTGCGCGACATCCTTCCCGAGAAAGGTCGCGCGCCCTTCGGGCGGCCGGGTGGGCGCGCTCATGCGGCCGACCGGAGCGCCGACCGGGCCTCGAAGCCGTACAGCCGCTGGGCGTTGCGCCAGAACATCTTTTCCATCAGCTCGGGGGCCAGGTCGGTACGGGCCTCGAATTCGCCCACCAGGTCCTCGTGCGCGGCCTCGTCCTGGTGCGGCATGTCGCTGCCGATGATCAGGAAATCCGAGCCGAAGCGGTTGGCCACGTAGGCCAGGTCCTCGCTCGGCTCGCAGCCGACGAACACCCGTCCTTCGTCGAACAGGCGGCGCGCGCCCGGCTTGCCGGCGCGTTCCAGCGCGCCCACCGCGCCCAGCAGCCATTCGCTGCCGGTGGCTTCCAGGAAGGCCCAGCGCAGCTTGGGGAAGTCCGTCACGACCGAGCTCTCGGCCAGGCTGTAGAAACCGAACTGCACGCTGATGGGGCCGATGAAGCGCTTCATGCGCGCTGGCCAGAACGGCTCTTCGCCGGCCACGCGCTTCTGCGTGTCGAACAGGTGGCGCAGGCCGGGGCTGCCCGATCCCACGTGCACCGCCATGGCCAGGTCCTGCTTCTCGGCTTCCGCGTAGATGGGGAAGAAGCTCGGGTCGCTGACGGGGCGGTCCCATTCGATGCCGCGCATGAACACGGCCACGGCGCCGCCCATCTGCTTGACGCGGCGGATTTCCTTCACGGCGGCATCCGGGCTGCGGAAGGGCACCAGTGCGTTGTACATGATGCGCCCGCCCGACTCGGCGCACTTCTTCGCCATGAAGGTGTTGTAGCTGCGCATGAGCGCGGCTTCCAGCTCCGGATCCTCGCACAGGTTCAACAGGCCGAAGGTGGTGTGGATGACCTGGTAGTCGATGCGCCGCTTGTCCATGTCCTTCAGGCGTTCCTCGGGCTTGCTCAGGTGCTGCGAGTCGAGGTTGTACTTCTTGCGCAGCGAGCGCGTGCCGGCCGTGGGCGAGGCGCCGAACAGCCGGACCTTTTCATCGATCAGCCAGGCGGCGTTGAACACGCCCAGCGACGTGTCCTCGGGGAAGGTCACGACCACGGGGCGCCGCGCATGGTATTCGGGTTCGAGGAAGGACCAGGTCTCCTCGGATTCCATGACGTGGGCATCTGCGTCGATCACTATCATTTCTTGCTCTCCATGGCGGAAGTTGCGGGTCCATCGAAATGGATCTTCAGGTCGGCCCAGCAGCGCCAGTAGTCGGCCTGCAGGGTGGGGGACTGCATGGCCGCCGCCGTCGGGCAGATGACGTAGCGGCTCTCGAACATGAAGGCCAGCGTGTCGGGCAGCTTGGCCGGCGCGAGCGGTTCGCCGATGGCGCGCTCGTAGGTCTCGCGGTCGGGACCGTGCGCGCTCATGCTGTTGTGCAGGCTGCACCCGCCGGGCACGAAGCCCTCGACCTTGGCTTCGTAAACGCCGTGGATCAGCCCCATGAACTCGCTCATCACGTTGCGGTGGTACCAGGGCGGACGGAACGAGTGCTCGGCCACCAGCCAGCGCGAGGGGAAGATGACGAAGTCGGCGTTGGCGATGCCGGGATCGCCCGAAGGCGAGGTCAGCACCGTGTAGATGGACGGATCGGGATGGTCGAAGCTGACCGTGCTGATCGCCATGAATTTCCTGCAGTCGTACTTGTAGGGCGCCAGCGTGCCGTGCCAGGCCACGACGTCGAAAGGCGACCACTGCTGGCGCGCCGACCACAGCCGGCCGCGGAACTTGGCGACGATCTCGAAATCGCCGGCGCGATGCTCGTAGGCGGCCACGGGCGCGAGGAAATCGCGCGGGTTGGCCAGGCCGTTCGAGCCGATGGGGCCCAGCTCGGGCAGCCGGAACGGCGTGCCGTAGTTCTCGCAGACGTAGCCGCGCGCCTGGCCGTCGGGCAGGTCCACGCTCATCTTGATGCCGCGCGGGACCACGACGATCTCGCCCGGCCCCGCCTGCAGCACGCCCATCTCGGTGCGCACGCGCAGCCGTCCCGACTGCGGGACGATCAGGAGTTCGCCGTCGGCGTCGTAGAAGCTTCGGTCGCCCATCGAGCGATTGGCGGCGTACAGGTGGATGCCCATGCCGGCCTGCGTGTCGGCGTGGCCGTTGCCCGCCATGGTGAACAGGCCTTCGATGAAATCGACGGACCCGGCGGGCGCGGGCAGCGGATTCCATCGCAGCTGCGTGGGCGTGGTCGGGACTTCGTCGAACGGCGCGGTGCGCAGCATGCCGTGGTCGATCAGTTCGAAGGGGCTGTGGCCGGCCGACGGATGGATGCGATAGACCCACGAACGCAGGTTCTCGGCCCGGGGCGCGGTGAAGGCGGTGCCGGACAGTTGTTCGGTGTAGAGCCCGTAGTTGCCGCGCTGCGGGCTGTTCTGGTCCGGGGGCAGCGCGCCGGGCAATGCCTCGGACACGAAGTGATTGCCGAAGCCCGGCTGGTAGGCCAGGGCCTCCTCGTCGGCGTGTTTCATGATTCGTCCTCGTTGCGTGGTCGTTGGGTGGGCTGGCGGCGCAGGACGCGCCAGGCGCGGGCGGCCAGGGTGGAAACGAACTGCCGCGCCAGCAGGGCCAGCGACAGCCGGAGTTCGCCGCCGTCCGGGGGCGCGCCCGCGGGCGCTTGGCCGCCCTGCGTCAGCTGGTGCGCGACATTGGCGGCGAAGCGGGCCGTCAACTGGTCGGCCAGCGCCTGCACCACGTCGGCGCGGCTGAACTCGGCCAGCCGCCCGGCCAGCCGGAAGGCGGCGTCGATGCGCACCGACGTGGCGTCTGAAGCCGCGTCCGCCAGCGCGTAGCCGAGTTCGCACACGACCTGCGTGCGCGTGATGCGATCGACGCCCCGGCAGTGGACCGTGCCGCGCCGCGCGGCGGGATCGCGCGTGACGTGGGCCTGGGCATCGAACACCGCGCGTATCGGCCCGGCCTTCACCGTCATCTTTCCCCGGAGCCGGTCGCCTTCCACGTGTTCGACCTCCATGCCGGGCATGCAGCGCGACACGCGGGGCAGATCGCCGAAGAAGTCCCAGACCCGGTCGGCGGGGACGGGCAGGTCGAAGTGGCGGGACACGCGCGTCATTCCGGCGGTATCCACGGGGGCGGCCATGTCGAGGGCCGCGGGTTCGGCGGCGGACGCTGCCTCGGGCGGGGATGCGGGCATGGCCTGCCGGGGATGGAGGGAGTCCGGCGCCGGCGCGCCGTGCGCCGGCTGCGGCGCCGCCACCGGCGTGGCGAGCCGGTGTCCCGCTCCGCTTTGCACCACGTCCAGGATGGCGCGCACGATGCCGGCATAGCCCGTGCAGCGGCACAGGTTGCCCGCCAGCTCGCGCCGTATCGTCGCCTCGTCGGCGTCGGGGAAGCGCGTCACGATGTCGCGGGCGGACATCAGCATGCCCGGCGTGCAATAGCCGCACTGCAAGGCATGCGCGCGCGAGAAGGCCTGCCGCAGCGCCGCCATCAGGGCATCGTCGTCGAAGGCCTCGATGGTGGCGACCTCCAGGTCCTCGCAGGCAACGGCCAGCACGGTGCACGACCGGCTCAGCGCGCCGTCCACGTAGACGTTGCAGGCCCCGCAGACGCCGTGCTCGCAGGCCAGGTGCAGGCCGGTCAGGCGCCGGTCCTCGCGCAGGAAGTCGCCCAGCGAGGTGCGCGGCTCGACCCAGGCGCGCGTGGCGGCGCCGTTCACGGTCAGGGAAATGGGATGCTCGGTCATGACAACTCCTGGACCGTGCGGCGCAGCGCCACCGCGGCCGCGTGCAGATCGTCGGCCTGCGCGCCGCCGCCACGCAGCGCCTGCCCCGCCTGCGCCAGGTCGAAGCCGCGCAGCTCGCCGCGCAGCAGCCGTTCGGCCAGCGCGGGCAGCAGCATGGGCGTGCCGCCGGCGCCGGCCACCGCCACGCGCGCGTAGCCGGCGGGCCGGTCGATCACGATGGCGGCGATGGCCTGCGCGAACTCGCCGGCCTTGCGGGCGAGCTTGGCGTAGGCCCAGCGCGTGGCCTCGGAGCGCCAGGGCAGGCGGATGGACACCAGCAGTTCGTCCTCGCGCAGCGTGTGCGAGAAGGGGCCGTCGGCGAAGGTTTCCAGCGGCAGTTCCCGCCGGCCCGCCGCGCTGGCCGCCACCACCGAGGCGCCGGCGGCCAGCAGCGCCACGGGCCAGTCGGCGATGGGATCGGCGTGCGCCAGGCTGCCGCCCACGGTGCCGCGATTGCGTACCGCCCGATAGGCGATGCCGCCGGCGACGTGGGTCAGGTAGCCCTGCGCGAACGATGCGGCGATGCCGTCCTCGATGCGCGCGTGCGTGACCGCGGCGCCCAGTTCCAGGACATCGCCCTGCCGGCCGCCGGCCTGCAATTCGCGCAGCCGCGAGACGTCCATCACCCGCGCGGGCCGCGCCAGCCGCATGGACAGGACGGGCACCAGCGACTGGCCACCCGCCATGGGCCGGACGTCGGCGCCAGCCGACAGCGTGTCTAGCGCCGACGCCAGGTCGGCGGGCCGGACGTAGTCGAAGGCACAGGGCTTCATGCCGCCTCCTCGTGGCGCGCCGCGGTCCGGCGCGCGTCGGCCAGCGCCCGCAGCACGCGCGCGGGCGACAGCGGCAGTTCGGACAGACAGGCGCCCTCGCCGCCCAGCGCATCGTTGACCGCGCTGCACACGACCGAGGCCGAGGGGATGGCACCGCCTTCGCCCACGCCCTTCATGCCGAACTCGGTGAACGGCGACGGATGGTGCAGGTGGTCCACGTGCACGAAGGGCACGTCGCCGGCCGAGGGCAGCAGGTAGTCCACCAGCGTCGATGCCTGGGGCTGCCCGGCCGCGTCGTACAGCGATTCTTCGTACAGCGCGCTGCCTATGCCCTGCACCACGCCGCCCATGACCTGGCCGTCGACGATCATGGGATTGACGGCGACGCCGCAGTCCTCGACCACCAGATAGTCCACCACGCGTACGTAGCCGGTCTCGAGGTCGACGTCGACCACCGCCGCGTGGGCGCCGTAGCTGAAGGCGCCCTCGCCCGGCAGCTCGTAGCCGTGCGTGACTTCCAGGCTGGCCGGCTCGGCCGGGTTGCCGAAGGCGCCGCAGTCCTCGTGCCAGATGCGCGCCACCTGCGCCAGCGTCAGGCTGGCCGATGGCCCCTGTATGCGCCCGTGCGCCACGGCCACGTCCTCGGCGTCGCAGTCCAGCAGGACCGCGCCCAGGCGTTGCAGCCGCCGCGCCAGTTCCCGACACGCGCCGGCCACGGCGCCGCCGCCCATCACCATGCCGCGCGAGGCATAGGTGCCGGTGGAAAAGGCGGACAAGCCGGTGTCCCCGTGCAGCACGCGCACGGCGTCCAGCGGCAGGCCCAGGATCTCGTGGGCCACCTGCGCCATGGTGGTCTCCATGCCCTGGCCGTGCGATTGCAGGCCCAGGCGGACCTCCAGCGTGCCGTCGGCGTTGAGCCGTACCGTGGCGGGCTCCGGCGCGGGGCGCACCGGCAGCTTCCAGTCGTGCGCGGCCCGCATGCCGTGTCCGGTCAGTTCGACGAAACAGGCCACGCCCACGCCGATGCGATGGGAGGCCGCATGTTCCCGCGCGGCCATGCTTTCCGCCGCTTGCCGGGCCCGGGGCCGGATGGCGTGCACCGCGCGCCGCAGCGCCTCCGGATAGTCGCCGCTGTCGTAGACCCTGCCATTCAGGGTCGTGTAGGGCATGGCCTGCGCGGGAATCAGATTGGCCAGCCGGACTTCCCAGGCCGGGCGGCCGGCCTGGCGCGCGACGGCGTCCAGCGCTTGCTCGATGGCGAAGCAGGCGCCGGGCCGGGCCACGCCCCGGTAAGGGGCGACCGGCGGCTTGTTGGTGGCCAACGCGCGCGAGCGGCTGCGGTACCACGGAATGTCGTAGGGGCCGGGAATCGCGCCGGCCGCCATGCCCGCGTCCAGCAGGTTGGTGAACGGATAGACCGAATAGGCGCCGGCATCGATGGCGATGTCGGCATCCACGCCCAGCAGCCTGCCGTCGCGGTCCGCGTAGGCGGTGACGCGGTAAAGCTGCTCGCGGGTATTGGCCGCGGCGATCAGGTGCTCGCGGCGGTCCTCCAGCCAGCGCACCGGTCGCCGCAGCCGCCGGGCCAGCCAGCAGACCAGCACTTCCTCGGCCTGCAGGATGCTCTTGTAGCCGAAGCCGCCGCCCACGTCCGGCGCGATCACGCGCAGCTGCGACCGCGGCAGGCCCAGCACGTCGCTGACGCCGTCGCGGATCAGGTGCGGGATCTGCGTCGAGGTATGGAGGATGAGCTGGTCCTGCCGGTCGTCCCAATAGGCCAGGCAACCCTTGCCTTCCATCGGGTTCATCGACTGGCGCGCCATGCGGTAGACACCCTCGACCTTGATGGGCGCCTGCGCGAGATGGCCGGGCAGCGCGCCGTCCTGGCCGCTGCAGAAGCGGAATTCATGGATCTGGTTGCCAGGCCAGCCGTCATGCAGCACGGCGGCGCCTTCGGCCGCGGCCTGCTCGACGGACATCGCCACCGGCAGGGGATCGAGGTCCAGTTCGACCGTTTCCGCCAGGTCCTCGGCCCGCGCGCGCGTCGGCGCCAGCGCCACCGCCACCGGTTCGCCCACGTAGCGCACGCGATCCTTCGCCAGCACGGGCATGGCCGCCTGCCGCGCGGCCGGCGGCAGGTGCGGGGCCATGATGTCGGGCAGGGCCAAGTCGCCGGCCGTGAAGATCAGGGATCCGGCCGGGCGGCGCACGCCGCGCAGCCGCGCATGGGCCGCCGGACTGCGCACGATGGCCGCGTCCAGCATGCCGGGCAGCGCGATGTCGCCGACGAACTGGCCGCGCCCGTGCAGGTGCCGGGCGTCCTCCTTGCGGATGACGCTGGCGCCTATGCCTTCCTGCGTCCGCTGTGTCCCATCCATGCCGATTTCTCCGCTTTCCTGATGGTGCCGATGACCGCCATTTAGTTTCATATTAGTTTATAGTGACACTAATTGGCAAGCATGGCAGATTCCCCGATCCATCCCCTGGAGCTTCCGGCATGTACTTCGATCTTGCAGCCATCGACCGGCGCAGCATCTACAAACTGATGACGGCCACCATCGTCCCGCGGCCGATCGCCTGGGTCGTGACGCGCGACAACGGCGGCGGCCTGAACGCCGCGCCATTCTCCTTCTTCGGCCTGATGTCGGGCGATCCTCCGGTGATCGCGATCGGCGTCGGGTCGCGCCAGGGCAAGCCCAAGGACACCGGCGTCAACCTGCGCGACGGCGGCGAGTTCGTGGTCAACCTGGTCTCGCGCGAACTGATGGCGCAGATGAACGTTACCGCCATCGACTTCGGCCCCGAGGTGGACGAGCTGGAGATGGCGGGGCTGGAGACGGCGCCCTCGATCAAGGTGGATCCGCCGCGCATCGCCGCCGCCCCGGTGGCGTTCGAATGCGTGACGCAGCATGTGCTGCCCATCGACGACCACCGCTGGCTGGTGGTGGGCCGGCCGGTGGCCATGCACGTGCGCGACGGCGCGGTGCTGGATGCCGGGCGCCACTACATCGATACCCCGGCGCTGGACCTGGTGGGCCGCATGCAGGGCGGCGGCTGGTACGCCTTGCAGGACCATCTGGTGGAAATGCGCCCGCTGACCGAAGCCGCGTGGCGCGAACAGGCGGGCACCGCCGGGGCCGCGGAGTCCCGCTAGCCCCGCGCGGCGGGCGGGGTCAGGTCTCCGGCGCGATGTTCTCGCTGCGTATGACCTGGGTCCAGCGCTGGATGTCCTCGGCCACGAAGGACTGGGCCTGCGCGGCCGTCGTAGGCCAGGGCGAGGCCGCCTGTTTCTTCAGCGCCGCCAGCATCCCGGCGTCCGACAGCGCCTGCGCCACCGTCTCGTTCAACCGGCGCACGACCGCCGGCGGCAGGCCGCGCGGACCGGCCAGGGCGTACCATGCGCTGACATCGAAGCCGGGCAGCACCGTCTCGGCCACCGTGGGCACCTCGGGCAGGCCGGGATAGCGGTCGATGGACGTGACGGCCAGCGCCCGGACCGCGCCGGCCTGGATCTGGCTGACCGCGTTGCCGGCCAGGGACGTGAAGATGTAAGGCACCTCGCCGCCCATCAGTGCCATCATGGGCGCGTTGCCGCCCTTGTACGGCACGTGGGTCATCTGCACGCCCAGGCGCGACTGGAACAGCACCGCGGCCAGGTGCATGCCGGTGCCGATGCCGCCGGTGCCGAAGTCGACGCCGCGCGGCCTGGCCCGGGCTTCGGCCACCAGGTCCCGCACGGAGGCGGACTTGGCGGCGGGGCCAGCCAGGATCACGAAGGGACTGCGGGTGACCATGGACGCCAGCGTGAAATCGCCGGCCGGATCGAAGGGCAGCGACTTGTACAGTCCCGGCGCCGCCGAATGGCCCGAGGCCATGAAGAACAGCGTGTAGCCGTCGGGCGCGGCCTTGGCCACGAGGTTCGCGCCCAGCGTGCCGCCGGCACCGGGCTTGCCTTCGACGTAGGCGGTCTGGCCCAGGTGTTCGGTCAGTTGCTGCGCCAGCAGGCGGGCCTGGATATCCACCGCCCCGCCGGCGGTGAAGCCGTGGACCA of Pigmentiphaga sp. H8 contains these proteins:
- a CDS encoding xanthine dehydrogenase family protein molybdopterin-binding subunit yields the protein MDGTQRTQEGIGASVIRKEDARHLHGRGQFVGDIALPGMLDAAIVRSPAAHARLRGVRRPAGSLIFTAGDLALPDIMAPHLPPAARQAAMPVLAKDRVRYVGEPVAVALAPTRARAEDLAETVELDLDPLPVAMSVEQAAAEGAAVLHDGWPGNQIHEFRFCSGQDGALPGHLAQAPIKVEGVYRMARQSMNPMEGKGCLAYWDDRQDQLILHTSTQIPHLIRDGVSDVLGLPRSQLRVIAPDVGGGFGYKSILQAEEVLVCWLARRLRRPVRWLEDRREHLIAAANTREQLYRVTAYADRDGRLLGVDADIAIDAGAYSVYPFTNLLDAGMAAGAIPGPYDIPWYRSRSRALATNKPPVAPYRGVARPGACFAIEQALDAVARQAGRPAWEVRLANLIPAQAMPYTTLNGRVYDSGDYPEALRRAVHAIRPRARQAAESMAAREHAASHRIGVGVACFVELTGHGMRAAHDWKLPVRPAPEPATVRLNADGTLEVRLGLQSHGQGMETTMAQVAHEILGLPLDAVRVLHGDTGLSAFSTGTYASRGMVMGGGAVAGACRELARRLQRLGAVLLDCDAEDVAVAHGRIQGPSASLTLAQVARIWHEDCGAFGNPAEPASLEVTHGYELPGEGAFSYGAHAAVVDVDLETGYVRVVDYLVVEDCGVAVNPMIVDGQVMGGVVQGIGSALYEESLYDAAGQPQASTLVDYLLPSAGDVPFVHVDHLHHPSPFTEFGMKGVGEGGAIPSASVVCSAVNDALGGEGACLSELPLSPARVLRALADARRTAARHEEAA
- a CDS encoding tripartite tricarboxylate transporter substrate binding protein; translation: MTRRRFIRELATLAGATATLPGARALAQEAWPAKPIRLVHGFTAGGAVDIQARLLAQQLTEHLGQTAYVEGKPGAGGTLGANLVAKAAPDGYTLFFMASGHSAAPGLYKSLPFDPAGDFTLASMVTRSPFVILAGPAAKSASVRDLVAEARARPRGVDFGTGGIGTGMHLAAVLFQSRLGVQMTHVPYKGGNAPMMALMGGEVPYIFTSLAGNAVSQIQAGAVRALAVTSIDRYPGLPEVPTVAETVLPGFDVSAWYALAGPRGLPPAVVRRLNETVAQALSDAGMLAALKKQAASPWPTTAAQAQSFVAEDIQRWTQVIRSENIAPET
- a CDS encoding xanthine dehydrogenase family protein subunit M — encoded protein: MKPCAFDYVRPADLASALDTLSAGADVRPMAGGQSLVPVLSMRLARPARVMDVSRLRELQAGGRQGDVLELGAAVTHARIEDGIAASFAQGYLTHVAGGIAYRAVRNRGTVGGSLAHADPIADWPVALLAAGASVVAASAAGRRELPLETFADGPFSHTLREDELLVSIRLPWRSEATRWAYAKLARKAGEFAQAIAAIVIDRPAGYARVAVAGAGGTPMLLPALAERLLRGELRGFDLAQAGQALRGGGAQADDLHAAAVALRRTVQELS
- the hmgA gene encoding homogentisate 1,2-dioxygenase, which produces MKHADEEALAYQPGFGNHFVSEALPGALPPDQNSPQRGNYGLYTEQLSGTAFTAPRAENLRSWVYRIHPSAGHSPFELIDHGMLRTAPFDEVPTTPTQLRWNPLPAPAGSVDFIEGLFTMAGNGHADTQAGMGIHLYAANRSMGDRSFYDADGELLIVPQSGRLRVRTEMGVLQAGPGEIVVVPRGIKMSVDLPDGQARGYVCENYGTPFRLPELGPIGSNGLANPRDFLAPVAAYEHRAGDFEIVAKFRGRLWSARQQWSPFDVVAWHGTLAPYKYDCRKFMAISTVSFDHPDPSIYTVLTSPSGDPGIANADFVIFPSRWLVAEHSFRPPWYHRNVMSEFMGLIHGVYEAKVEGFVPGGCSLHNSMSAHGPDRETYERAIGEPLAPAKLPDTLAFMFESRYVICPTAAAMQSPTLQADYWRCWADLKIHFDGPATSAMESKK
- a CDS encoding flavin reductase family protein; the encoded protein is MYFDLAAIDRRSIYKLMTATIVPRPIAWVVTRDNGGGLNAAPFSFFGLMSGDPPVIAIGVGSRQGKPKDTGVNLRDGGEFVVNLVSRELMAQMNVTAIDFGPEVDELEMAGLETAPSIKVDPPRIAAAPVAFECVTQHVLPIDDHRWLVVGRPVAMHVRDGAVLDAGRHYIDTPALDLVGRMQGGGWYALQDHLVEMRPLTEAAWREQAGTAGAAESR
- a CDS encoding amidohydrolase family protein; amino-acid sequence: MIVIDADAHVMESEETWSFLEPEYHARRPVVVTFPEDTSLGVFNAAWLIDEKVRLFGASPTAGTRSLRKKYNLDSQHLSKPEERLKDMDKRRIDYQVIHTTFGLLNLCEDPELEAALMRSYNTFMAKKCAESGGRIMYNALVPFRSPDAAVKEIRRVKQMGGAVAVFMRGIEWDRPVSDPSFFPIYAEAEKQDLAMAVHVGSGSPGLRHLFDTQKRVAGEEPFWPARMKRFIGPISVQFGFYSLAESSVVTDFPKLRWAFLEATGSEWLLGAVGALERAGKPGARRLFDEGRVFVGCEPSEDLAYVANRFGSDFLIIGSDMPHQDEAAHEDLVGEFEARTDLAPELMEKMFWRNAQRLYGFEARSALRSAA
- a CDS encoding 2Fe-2S iron-sulfur cluster-binding protein; this encodes MTEHPISLTVNGAATRAWVEPRTSLGDFLREDRRLTGLHLACEHGVCGACNVYVDGALSRSCTVLAVACEDLEVATIEAFDDDALMAALRQAFSRAHALQCGYCTPGMLMSARDIVTRFPDADEATIRRELAGNLCRCTGYAGIVRAILDVVQSGAGHRLATPVAAPQPAHGAPAPDSLHPRQAMPASPPEAASAAEPAALDMAAPVDTAGMTRVSRHFDLPVPADRVWDFFGDLPRVSRCMPGMEVEHVEGDRLRGKMTVKAGPIRAVFDAQAHVTRDPAARRGTVHCRGVDRITRTQVVCELGYALADAASDATSVRIDAAFRLAGRLAEFSRADVVQALADQLTARFAANVAHQLTQGGQAPAGAPPDGGELRLSLALLARQFVSTLAARAWRVLRRQPTQRPRNEDES